A stretch of DNA from Hoeflea ulvae:
CAATGTCGTCATGTCACCGGCTGACATGGCGGGCGTCAAGTTCCGCGTTCCCGGCTCGGCGATGCTGCAGCAATATTACCGCATGGTTGGCGCCAACCCGACGCCGGTGGCCTGGGGTGAAACCCCTTCCGCCATCAAGCAGGGCGTTGCCGATGCGCTGGATCCGTCGGTCGGCGCACTCTATGTCTTTGGCTTCAAGGACATTCTGAGCCACGTGACATTTACCCAGGCCGTGCCTGACAGCCAGGTGTTCTCGATGAACCTTGAGTGGTTCAACGGCCTGCCTGCCGATGTGCAGGAAGGCATCGAGTTTGCCGGTGAAATCACCGCCCAGCAAAATCTGGCCAAGGTTCCTGCGGCCCGCAACTATGCCATGGCGGAATTGCGCAAATCCGGCGTCGAGTTCCACTCCCTGAGCGAAGATCAGCTTGGCGAATGGAAACAGACCGGCGGCTACCAGAAGCCCGAATGGGATGAGTTCAAGGTGGAGCTTGCCGGGTCGATGGATGTCTTCAACAAGCTCGATGAAGCCGCAAGCACCATGGGCCGCTATTACGTCCACGACGCCTGATTGCTCAATCCTGCCGGCGCCTTGGCGGGCGCCGGCTTCAACCCAAAGTCTTTCATGTCAGCCTGCGCCGCCGGAACCTGTCCGGAGGCGTCATGCGGGAGGGGACAGACGTGCCGAGATTTCTCAAAGCACTGGACAGAAATGCCGAGCGGTGGGCCTTGCTGGTCTTTTACGTGCTGCTTGTGGTGACGATGGCGGTGGAAGTCGTGCGGCGCGAAGCATTCTCCTACTCGTCGATCTGGGGCGAGGAGATCGTTCGCTATTCCTTCATCTATCTCGCCTGGATCGGTGCGGCGTCGGCTGTGCGCGAGCGCGCTCATATCCGCATTGATGTCATCATGCATTACCTCGGTCCGCGCATGAAAGCGGCTCTGTATATGTTTGGCGATCTGGTGATGCTCGCGGTGGCCCTGGTCGCGCTCTACTGGTCTTTCGAAACCGTCGCGGTCTCCTGGAAATTCGGATCGGTCAGCCACGGCCTGCGCGTGTCCATGGTCTGGTTCCTGCTGGCGGTGCCGATTGGTTTCACCCTTCTGATCGCAAGGCTGATCCAGTCAATCATCCATGACGTCATTTCCCTTCGAACCGGCAAGCCGGTGTTCGAAGGCAACCAGCTCTTTGATTGAGGATCAGCCATGTTGTGGAATCAGCAATTGAACACGGTTGTCCTGGGGTGGGATTTCTATGCGCCGGTGATCCTGTTCGTGGTCCTGTGCGCGCTTGCCATCCCTGTCTGGGCGGCAATCGGCTCGGCCGCGATCGTCATGTTGATCATGTCCGGCGCACTGCCGCTGTCCCTGGTTGGCGAATCCCTGTTTGACGGGATTGACCACTTCGCACTCACCGCGATCCCGCTGTTCATCCTGACCGGCGACGTTCTGGTCCGCACCGGTCTCAGCCGCAAGTTTCTCGATGTCGCCGAAGCCCTGACCTGCTGGACCAAGGGCGGTTTCGGGTCGGCCACGGTTCTGGTGTGCGGAATGTTTGCCGCCATTTCAGGTTCCGATGCCGCCGGTGCCGCAGCCGTGGGCCGGATGACCATCGGCAGGCTAGTGGAAAGCGGCTATCCGCGGCCCTATGCCTGCGCCCTGGTGGCAGCAGGCGCCTGCACCGGCATCCTGATCCCGCCGTCGATCGCCTATATCATCATCGGCCTGGTGCTCGGCATCTCCGCCTCCACGCTTTTCCTCGCCGCGCTCATTCCCGGCATCTGCATCCTGGTGTCGATCCTGATCACCAACATCGTCGTCAACCGTATCTACAAATATGAAGGCGGCGAGCCGATGACATTTGCCGAGTGGGGCAGCAATCTGGGTGGCACGCTGAAGTCCGGCTGGTATGCGTTCCTGGTGCCCGGCATCATCTTCTACGGCATCTTCTCCGGACGCCTGACGCCGACTGAAGCAGGCGCCACCGCCGTCATCGTCACCATCATCATGGGCTTCTTCCTCAAGACGCTGAAGCTGTCGGACTTTCCCGCCATGCTGCTCGGGTCTGCCAAGGTGGTGGGCGTGATCCTGCCGATCATCGCCTTCTCGCTGCCGCTGGCCCAGGCGCTCGCCATCATGGGCGTGCCGCAGGGCTTCGTTGCTGCCGTGACATCGATCAGCGAAGACCCGAACATTCTCATCCTGCTGATGATCTTCATCCTGATCGCGGCCGGCTGTGTGATGGAGACGACGCCCAACATCGTCATCCTGGCGCCGATCCTCAAGCCGCTGGCCGACAATATCGGCATGAACGAGATCCAGTTCTGCATCATGATGATCACCTCGCTCGGGGTCGGCTTCATCACCCCGCCGCTCGGTCTCAACCTGTTCGTCGTGTCCGGCATTACCGGGGAATCGATCCTCAAGATTGCCTGGCAGGCAATTCCCTTCGTCTTCTTCATGCTGCTCGTGGTGCTGGTCATCGCCTATGTGCCAGCCCTGTCCACAACCCTTCTTCCCGAAATCTATCAATAGGAGGTCCGGGGAATGTCCCGCACATATCTCAAGAAAGCCGCGAAAACCTCGGCAACCGATTCCGGTTCGGTCCGCGATACAGTCCAGGCCATCCTTGATGAAATCGAGGCCGGTGGCGAAGAGGCAGCGCGGCGCTACGCCGAGAAATTCGACCGCTACGCCGGCAACATCATCGTCACCCGCGACGAGATTGACCAGGCGGCCGCGCAACTGCCGCAAAAGCTCAAGGACGACATCCGTTTCGCCCATGACAATGTGCGCAAATTTGCCGAGGCCCAGAAGGGCACGCTCAGCGATGTCGAGGTCGAGATCGTCCCCGGTCTCATCGCCGGCCAGAAGACGATTCCCATCGAAGCCGCCGGTTGCTATGTGCCGGGCGGACGCTACAGCCATGTCGCCTCGGCGATCATGACGGTGACCACGGCAAAAGTTGCCGGCTGCAAGCATATTTCGGTGTGTTCGCCTCCACGTCCCGATGTCGGGGTCCATCCGGCCATCCTCTACACCGCCGACATCTGCGGCGCCGACACCATTCTCGCCTTGGGCGGGGTGCAGGGTGTTGCCGCAATGGCCTTCGGGCTGTTCGGGGTTCCGCAATCCGGCATTCTTGTCGGGCCCGGCAACCAGTTCGTCGCCGAAGCCAAGCGCATATTGTTTGGCCGCGTCGGCATCGACATGTTCGCCGGTCCCACAGACAGCCTGATCCTCGCCGACAAGGACGCCGATCCGGAGATCGTCGCCGCCGACCTCGTCGGTCAGGCCGAGCATGGCTACAATTCACCGGTCTGGCTTGTCACCGACGATCGTGCGCTGGCCAAGACCGTGATGGCGCTTGTGCCGAAACACATTTCCACCCTGCCGGAGGTCAACCGCGCCAACGCCGAGGCCGCCTGGCGCGATTTCGCCGAAGTCATTTTGTGCGACAGCCGCGAGGAAATGGCCGCCACCTCCGACGACTATGCGCCCGAGCACCTCACCGTGCAGGCGGCCGACCCAGACTGGTGGCTCGACCGGCTTGGCTGCTACGGCTCGCTGTTTCTCGGTGAGGAAACCACGGTGGCCTTTGGTGACAAGGCCTCGGGCACCAACCATGTGCTGCCGACCTCGGGGGCCGCGCGCTACACCGGCGGACTTTCGGTGCACAAGTTCATGAAGATCGTCACCTGGCAGCGCGCCACCCGCGAAGGCTCGAAATCCATCGCCGAGGCGACTGCGCGGATCTCCCGGCTGGAGGGCATGGAAGGTCATGCCCGCACCGCCGACATCAGGCTGCGCAAATATTTCCCGGGCGAGAATTTCGACCTCTCCGGCACGGATCAGGACGTCTGACATGAGCGGCGATGGATTGTTGAGCCTGAAGGGCCGCGTCGCACTTGTGACCGGTGCCAGTTCCGGGCTTGGCCGGGCGGCGGCGACGTTTCTCGTGCAAGCCGGTGCGCAAGTGATCGGCCTGGCTCGCCGCGCCGATGCGCTTGAGCAGTGGCGCTTAGAAGCTTGCGGCGAAACCGTAGCGCTGACTGCTGATCTCGCCGCAGGTACAGATATCGCAGCACTTGTGGCTCAAGCATCCAAGCCGTTCGGTCCACCTGACA
This window harbors:
- a CDS encoding TRAP transporter small permease, with the translated sequence MREGTDVPRFLKALDRNAERWALLVFYVLLVVTMAVEVVRREAFSYSSIWGEEIVRYSFIYLAWIGAASAVRERAHIRIDVIMHYLGPRMKAALYMFGDLVMLAVALVALYWSFETVAVSWKFGSVSHGLRVSMVWFLLAVPIGFTLLIARLIQSIIHDVISLRTGKPVFEGNQLFD
- a CDS encoding TRAP transporter large permease, which gives rise to MLWNQQLNTVVLGWDFYAPVILFVVLCALAIPVWAAIGSAAIVMLIMSGALPLSLVGESLFDGIDHFALTAIPLFILTGDVLVRTGLSRKFLDVAEALTCWTKGGFGSATVLVCGMFAAISGSDAAGAAAVGRMTIGRLVESGYPRPYACALVAAGACTGILIPPSIAYIIIGLVLGISASTLFLAALIPGICILVSILITNIVVNRIYKYEGGEPMTFAEWGSNLGGTLKSGWYAFLVPGIIFYGIFSGRLTPTEAGATAVIVTIIMGFFLKTLKLSDFPAMLLGSAKVVGVILPIIAFSLPLAQALAIMGVPQGFVAAVTSISEDPNILILLMIFILIAAGCVMETTPNIVILAPILKPLADNIGMNEIQFCIMMITSLGVGFITPPLGLNLFVVSGITGESILKIAWQAIPFVFFMLLVVLVIAYVPALSTTLLPEIYQ
- the hisD gene encoding histidinol dehydrogenase, translating into MSRTYLKKAAKTSATDSGSVRDTVQAILDEIEAGGEEAARRYAEKFDRYAGNIIVTRDEIDQAAAQLPQKLKDDIRFAHDNVRKFAEAQKGTLSDVEVEIVPGLIAGQKTIPIEAAGCYVPGGRYSHVASAIMTVTTAKVAGCKHISVCSPPRPDVGVHPAILYTADICGADTILALGGVQGVAAMAFGLFGVPQSGILVGPGNQFVAEAKRILFGRVGIDMFAGPTDSLILADKDADPEIVAADLVGQAEHGYNSPVWLVTDDRALAKTVMALVPKHISTLPEVNRANAEAAWRDFAEVILCDSREEMAATSDDYAPEHLTVQAADPDWWLDRLGCYGSLFLGEETTVAFGDKASGTNHVLPTSGAARYTGGLSVHKFMKIVTWQRATREGSKSIAEATARISRLEGMEGHARTADIRLRKYFPGENFDLSGTDQDV